GCTTGCTGCCAAGATGAAAAAGAAAGACTTTGTATCGTTTGTTACCTTTGGGGAAGGATCCAGTAACCAGGGGGACTTTCATGAAGGTTGTAACTTTGCAGGCGTACATAAACTACCTGTCATTCTAATGTGTGAGAACAATCAATATGCAATTTCGGTTCCTCTTCACAAGCAGATTAGTGGCAAAATTAGCGATCGTGCTCTCGGGTATGGATTCCCAGGTATTCGGGTAGATGGTAATGATGCACTTGAAGTCTATCGTGTGGTAAAAGAAGCTAGAGAGCGCGCAGTCCGCGGCGAAGGACCTACGCTGATCGAAGCTATGATGTACCGACTTTCGCCCCATTCGACCTCTGATAATGATCTGGCATACCGGACTCAAGAAGAAGTGGATGAGAACTGGAAGAAAGATGGCGTAGCTCGCATGAAGATGTATCTCATCAATCTTGGGATTTGGAATGAGGAGCAGGATGCGGACTTAGTTGTTCAGATCAATATGGAGATTAAGGAAGCTACGGAATATGCAGATCGTGCGCCATTCCCGAAACCAGAGGATACACTTCTGCATGTGTATGCTAATCCCGAAGCTGATTCATATGGTGCTAGTTCTCCTAATGAAAACGATGAGGAGGCGAAATCATGGCAGTAATGGAATATATTGATGCGATTCGACTAGCTATTAAAGAAGAGATGGAACGTGACGAGAACGTATTTGTATTAGGTGAGGACGTTGGTGTTAAAGGTGGCGTGTTTACAACTACTAAAGGGCTGTTAGATGAGTTCGGTGAGATGCGTGTCATGGATACACCGCTTGCAGAGTCCGCGATTGCGGGAGTAGCTATTGGCGCTGCTATGTATGGTATGAAGCCGATCGCTGAAATGCAGTACTCTGATTTTATGTTACCTGCAACGAACCAGATCATTAGTGAAGCAGCCAAAATTCGCTATCGTTCGAACAATGACTGGAACTGTCCGATTGTGGTTAGAGCTCCTATTGGTGGCGGTATATTCGGTGGGTTGTACCATTCCCAATGTCCAGAATCAATCTTCTTCGGTACACCGGGACTTAAGATTGTTGCTCCCTATTCGGCATATGATGCGAAGGGATTGCTCAAGGCTGCTATTCGCGATCCTGATCCGGTTCTCTTCTTCGAGAATAAGAAATGCTATAAATTGATTAAAGAAGATGTTCCTTTAGATGACTATATCGTTCCACTTGGCCAGGCGAATGTGCTGCGCGAAGGGGAAGATATTACGATCATTGGTTATAGTATGCCACTGCATTTCTGTATGCAAGCTGCAGAGGAGATCGAGAAGGAGTCCGGTATTACAGCTCATATTCTAGACCTTCGTACGCTCCAGCCACTGGATCGAGATGCTATTATTGCGGCAGTAAAGAAGACAGGTAAAGTGTTAATTGTTCATGAAGATAATAAGACAGGTGGAGTTGGGGCAGAGGTGTCAGCGATCATCTCTGAGGAATGCTTGTATGATCTAGATGCTCCGATTACGAGACTCTGTAGTCCGGATGTTCCTGCAATGCCGATCAGTCCACCAATGGAGAAATTCTTCATGCTAAGTAAAGATAAAGTAAAAAAAG
The nucleotide sequence above comes from Paenibacillus sp. IHBB 10380. Encoded proteins:
- a CDS encoding thiamine pyrophosphate-dependent dehydrogenase E1 component subunit alpha; this translates as MNDNNNTTKVNQHEKLGLSDGQVIDMYRYMLLARKFDERNLLLQRAGKINFHVSGVGQETAQVAAAFALDREKDYYLPYYRDYGFVLAVGMTPRELMLSAFAKAEDPNSGGRQMPGHFGSKRLRIVTGSSPVTTQVPHAVGLALAAKMKKKDFVSFVTFGEGSSNQGDFHEGCNFAGVHKLPVILMCENNQYAISVPLHKQISGKISDRALGYGFPGIRVDGNDALEVYRVVKEARERAVRGEGPTLIEAMMYRLSPHSTSDNDLAYRTQEEVDENWKKDGVARMKMYLINLGIWNEEQDADLVVQINMEIKEATEYADRAPFPKPEDTLLHVYANPEADSYGASSPNENDEEAKSWQ
- a CDS encoding alpha-ketoacid dehydrogenase subunit beta, which translates into the protein MAVMEYIDAIRLAIKEEMERDENVFVLGEDVGVKGGVFTTTKGLLDEFGEMRVMDTPLAESAIAGVAIGAAMYGMKPIAEMQYSDFMLPATNQIISEAAKIRYRSNNDWNCPIVVRAPIGGGIFGGLYHSQCPESIFFGTPGLKIVAPYSAYDAKGLLKAAIRDPDPVLFFENKKCYKLIKEDVPLDDYIVPLGQANVLREGEDITIIGYSMPLHFCMQAAEEIEKESGITAHILDLRTLQPLDRDAIIAAVKKTGKVLIVHEDNKTGGVGAEVSAIISEECLYDLDAPITRLCSPDVPAMPISPPMEKFFMLSKDKVKKAMIELANY